The following coding sequences lie in one Silene latifolia isolate original U9 population chromosome 5, ASM4854445v1, whole genome shotgun sequence genomic window:
- the LOC141657045 gene encoding uncharacterized protein LOC141657045 isoform X1: MDLPLLDAARRRTRADKRISCREYYAYKFQIRPGNVLLRGGRLFQQFIVDMYVKIENTRLDFLRLNQETIRADLYQGILDTLELGETSACNVGKRIVLPPSFLGGPRDMRRWYLNAMALVQKYGKPDLFITITCNPNWPEIKAELAPGEQAHNRPDLVARIFHAKLTLLRKQIKEKKIFGEVAAMINVVEFQKRGLPHAHFLVILKPGYKVTSPEKFDEYVSAEVPSTENPHLRAAVIKHMMHGPCGVEFPKCACMITKNGKRECSKAYPKSLRSFTTNGTDCYPLYRRRDTGETVLVRKVKMDNRSVVPYNPYLLAMFDCHLNVEVCSTINAVKYLYKYVYKGHDRILFNVEAGGVAPVVDEIHKYQSGRWVSPPEAAWRIFGFNLFDIYPPVHPLPVHTPNSQLIRFTSNEELATVAADDQRAKTMLTEFFKTSAELPEGEKYLYGEFPEHFVWVGKTKSWKKRNSGVVISRVAHASPGEGERYYLRLLLAHVRGPKSFEDLQTVDGVCCASYQEAALKRGVLEQDNAAEKCMEEAVKVEMPNALRRLFATILIFSCPNNPAEFWKQFYTALSKDFAKQFPGEVAKILQLTAGKVEQFLEGMGKSFGHFNLAHLHIIQETVVQSTRDISDALNAPVPLLQLASRKELNAQQRTAYKAIMHHVKTSKAGAFFIDGPGGTGKTFLYGALYAKVRSMGKICLPTASSGIAASNLPTGRTTHSRFKIPLDTDETLTCDVSKQSSLACLLRETSLFIWDEASMAKKQNIEAVDMLLKDVCSNSELFGGKVIVFGGDFRQVLPVLPRRTQQEAVDASIVSSALWPQLTKFSLTENIRARADPKFSEFLLKLGNGELQSSEKGMIELPEELILKADAERQPEELLIDAVFPEIRGSHFSTDIFTERAILTPRNNDVDSINKILIEKFPGDSHIYKSFDSVIDDNSNVYPAEFLNSLCPPGMTPHALVVKENSPVILLRNLDPAAGLCNGTRLICKRFYPNMIECEISTGFYTGERVFLPRITLKPSKSSKFPIHFQRKQFPIKLSFAMTINKAQGQTLQRAGVYLPKPCFSHGQLYVALSRARSSQELKVLHNPTADDKKGNLVKNVVSFEVLQRAGIR; encoded by the coding sequence ATGGATTTACCATTGCTAGATGCTGCTAGAAGGCGCACAAGGGCTGACAAGCGAATATCCTGTAGAGAGTATTATGCGTACAAATTTCAGATAAGGCCTGGTAACGTTCTCCTTAGAGGAGGTAGGCTGTTCCAACAATTCATAGTCGACATGTACGTGAAAATTGAAAATACAAGGTTGGACTTTCTGCGCTTAAACCAGGAAACCATCCGGGCAGATTTGTATCAAGGAATCCTTGACACGCTGGAACTAGGGGAGACCAGTGCGTGTAATGTTGGGAAAAGAATTGTGCTGCCACCGTCATTCCTAGGGGGGCCTAGGGATATGCGTAGATGGTATTTGAATGCAATGGCTCTCGTCCAAAAATATGGGAAGCCAGATCTATTCATAACTATAACATGTAATCCTAACTGGCCGGAGATCAAGGCAGAATTAGCACCTGGTGAACAAGCACACAATAGGCCGGATCTGGTCGCCCGCATCTTCCATGCGAAGTTGACGTTGCTAAGAAAGCAGATcaaggaaaagaaaatatttgggGAAGTTGCAGCTATGATTAATGTCGTTGAGTTCCAGAAACGTGGCCTTCCACATGCACATTTCTTGGTGATACTCAAACCAGGTTATAAAGTTACATCCCCAGAGAAGTTCGATGAATACGTTTCCGCGGAAGTACCTTCAACTGAGAATCCTCATCTGCGGGCAGCTGTAATCAAGCATATGATGCACGGTCCATGTGGTGTTGAGTTTCCAAAGTGCGCCTGTATGATAACCAAAAATGGGAAAAGAGAGTGCAGCAAAGCATATCCCAAAAGTTTACGCAGCTTCACAACAAATGGGACCGACTGCTATCCGTTATATAGGAGGCGGGATACTGGGGAAACAGTTTTGGTGAGGAAAGTGAAAATGGATAATAGATCGGTAGTTCCTTACAACCCTTACCTACTTGCCATGTTTGATTGCCACTTGAATGTAGAGGTTTGCTCAACTATCAACGCAGTGAAGTATCtatataaatatgtatataaaggTCATGATCGAATCTTATTCAACGTTGAAGCTGGAGGTGTGGCTCCGGTGGTTGATGAGATTCACAAGTATCAGTCTGGTAGATGGGTATCACCCCCAGAAGCTGCTTGGAGAATTTTTGGGTTCAACCTTTTTGACATATACCCACCTGTTCATCCTCTGCCAGTCCATACCCCAAATAGCCAGCTCATCAGGTTCACAAGCAACGAAGAACTGGCAACGGTAGCAGCTGATGACCAAAGGGCCAAAACTATGCTTACCGAATTTTTTAAGACAAGTGCAGAGCTACCTGAAGGGGAAAAATATCTGTACGGTGAGTTCCCAGAGCATTTCGTGTGGGTAGGCAAAACAAAAAGTTGGAAAAAAAGGAACTCCGGTGTAGTCATTAGCAGGGTGGCGCACGCATCACCTGGAGAGGGTGAACGATATTATCTCAGATTGTTGCTGGCGCATGTAAGAGGGCCAAAGTCATTTGAAGATCTGCAAACAGTGGACGGTGTTTGTTGTGCATCGTATCAAGAAGCTGCATTAAAAAGAGGTGTACTTGAGCAAGACAATGCAGCTGAAAAATGCATGGAAGAGGCTGTAAAGGTAGAAATGCCTAACGCGCTTCGTCGTCTGTTTGCAACTATACTGATCTTCAGTTGTCCGAACAACCCTGCAGAATTCTGGAAACAATTTTACACAGCCCTTTCGAAGGATTTCGCTAAACAGTTCCCAGGGGAAGTGGCAAAAATTTTACAGTTAACTGCTGGGAAAGTGGAGCAGTTTTTGGAGGGGATGGGTAAGAGCTTTGGACATTTTAATTTGGCTCACCTCCATATTATACAGGAAACAGTTGTGCAGAGCACAAGAGATATTAGTGACGCTTTGAACGCTCCGGTTCCTCTCTTACAATTAGCTTCCCGGAAAGAGCTCAATGCTCAACAACGAACTGCTTATAAGGCTATCATGCATCACGTGAAAACTAGCAAGGCGGGAGCCTTCTTCATTGACGGGCCAGGTGGAACAGGAAAGACATTTTTGTATGGGGCATTGTATGCAAAGGTACGATCAATGGGTAAGATATGTTTGCCAACGGCAAGTTCCGGAATAGCCGCATCAAACTTACCAACTGGGAGAACAACTCATTCAAGATTTAAAATACCCCTGGATACAGATGAAACTTTGACCTGTGATGTGTCAAAACAAAGTAGTCTAGCATGCCTACTAAGGGAAACATCATTGTTCATCTGGGATGAAGCCTCAATGGCGAAAAAACAAAATATTGAGGCTGTGGATATGCTGTTGAAAGATGTGTGCAGTAATTCAGAACTATTTGGAGGAAAGGTTATTGTTTTTGGCGGTGATTTCCGACAAGTCCTACCAGTTCTTCCACGACGCACGCAGCAGGAGGCGGTGGATGCCAGCATAGTCAGTTCAGCTCTGTGGCCGCAATTGACAAAATTTAGCCTCACTGAAAATATTAGAGCCAGGGCGGATCCTAAATTTTCAGAGTTCTTACTGAAACTTGGTAATGGAGAACTGCAGAGTTCGGAAAAAGGGATGATTGAGCTTCCGGAGGAACTGATATTGAAAGCAGATGCAGAAAGACAACCTGAGGAGCTACTGATTGATGCTGTGTTCCCAGAAATTAGAGGGAGCCATTTCAGTACGGATATTTTTACTGAACGGGCCATCTTGACACCGAGAAACAATGACGTTGACTCGATTAACAAGATCTTGATCGAAAAGTTCCCTGGCGACAGCCATATTTACAAGAGTTTTGACAGCGTAATTGATGACAATTCAAATGTATATCCCGCTGAGTTTTTGAACTCACTGTGTCCGCCTGGAATGACGCCACATGCATTGGTGGTCAAGGAGAACTCGCCAGTAATATTATTACGCAATCTGGACCCTGCAGCAGGCCTGTGCAACGGTACAAGGTTAATTTGCAAGCGCTTTTACCCAAACATGATAGAGTGTGAGATATCAACTGGTTTTTACACAGGAGAACGTGTCTTCCTTCCAAGAATAACCCTAAAGCCCTCCAAAAGTTCAAaattcccaattcatttccaaAGAAAACAGTTTCCCATTAAGCTAAGCTTTGCAATGACAATAAACAAGGCTCAGGGTCAGACATTGCAGCGTGCTGGAGTTTATCTACCAAAACCGTGTTTCTCACATGGCCAATTATATGTGGCCTTATCCCGCGCTAGATCTTCTCAGGAATTGAAGGTTCTCCACAATCCAACGGCTGATGATAAAAAAGGGAATTTGGTGAAGAATGTCGTATCCTTTGAGGTGTTGCAGAGGGCCGGGATTCGCTGA